The following proteins are encoded in a genomic region of bacterium:
- a CDS encoding dihydroorotate dehydrogenase-like protein has product KLEVKPGVVLSSSNDLRLPLRWIAILYGKLKASLAGTTGVHTAGDAVKLMMAGADVAQMCAALLVNGPAYLGKVLQEMQAWMEKNGYESVAKMKGSMSQKNVAEPAAYERANYIKALNQYKIK; this is encoded by the coding sequence AAAAGCTGGAGGTTAAGCCCGGCGTGGTGCTGAGCAGCTCCAACGATCTGCGTCTGCCGTTGCGCTGGATCGCCATTCTTTATGGCAAATTGAAGGCGAGTCTGGCCGGTACAACGGGGGTGCACACGGCTGGAGACGCCGTCAAGTTGATGATGGCCGGTGCGGATGTGGCGCAGATGTGCGCCGCCTTGCTGGTGAACGGACCGGCCTATCTCGGCAAGGTTCTGCAAGAGATGCAAGCCTGGATGGAAAAGAACGGCTATGAGTCCGTAGCCAAAATGAAGGGCAGCATGAGCCAGAAGAACGTGGCGGAACCTGCGGCCTATGAACGCGCCAATTACATCAAGGCGCTGAACCAATACAAGATCAAATAA